The window CCGCTTTGGAGTGTGGATAGAACGAGGGGTCGTCGGATGAGTCCAGACCGTCGCACTTGTCATCGTCCAGGATGTACATGTCTGGCAACAGAGAGGAGACAGCCATATAAATAGTGTGGAGAGGAGGACATTCAGCCACAGCTGGCTCACGCTGCCAAAAGCAGCCCTGGTACTCGAATAAATCTCTTAAAACAGATCTATCTGAAGCAgataatttatataaataaaccgttttttatttaactattgATCCATCGCGTTCTGTGTCGCTGGGGCACAAGCCACCGGCCTCTAAGCTGCAAAGCACGTCGAACAAGATGGTAAGGAggctaaaaaaaatctccaaacggaaaaaaaaaggaaagaaaaaaaagggaaaaaaggggaaaaaaaagggggaggggaaagaaaaaaaagaaggaaaaaaagggagaaaaaaggaaaaaaggaaaagggggggaagggggaaaaagaagaaaaaaagggtaaaaaaggaaaaaaaagggagaaaaaaggaaaaaaaggggggaaaaaagggggaggggaaagaaaaaaaagaaaaaaaaaaaggggacccaaaaggaaaaaaagaacccCCCCCCTAGCCCCCCCGGCCTCCCCCCCTTTTCGGGTCCCCCCttttccctccctcccctccccctcttCCCCCCCTCGCCCCCTTTTCCCCTTTCCCCCCCTGCCCCCCCCGTTTTTCACCctttcccccccacccccaggaggggaaaaaaaggagaaagggagaaaggaaaggaaaaaataaataaaaaaaatctccaaagctcACTGCTGGAGAGCTGCAGCCAAGAGTGCCGTCAAGGACCATCCGAGTCTCCATGACCACCGTTTGATGCcgtctacatttttttttttaggggacaTACCTGTCCAACAGCACAAATGTTGAGTTTGCTAATCGCTGCAGGGACTTTAACATAAGCAATGCTCATGTTGGCACAAAGGGGATTGTACAAAGTATCAACAGCAAGGCCAATTTTAACTGGgccaatgcactgcaaaaaagggaactaaaagtaagtcaagatttcttgaaatttgtgtatttttccttgatttgagcaggtaaataagacaatttgccaatgtaatgagttttttgcacttaaaataataacaattcatctctatcatcttatttcaagagcaggatagctaataatcttattttagtggtaaaaatactcattccattggcaaataatcttatttacctgctcaaatcaagaaacaatacactaatttcaagaacatgtgacttacttttagttcccttttttgcagtgtggtgatTTTGTGAAAGGAAATCCTTTCTTAATTAACGTGTGGGGTTTCCCCCCAGCAGCACAAATGGCATCAAAGGTTGGATTTACAAAACGTTACTGAGCGACTCgacattaatttttttaaaggtttttagccGATAAATGTGGCTTGAAGTGTATCTCGTAAATCCTTGACGATGACTTTAAAACCTTCAGTGAGGCAGTTTGCCAAACAGAGAGCTAACTGATGAAGGGAAGACAACCAAGCCCACGTACTTGGTTGAGACTCGCTCTCGCTGTTGTGGCGTGAGCTGGTGGACTCCGAGTTCAGACTGAGCGTGCTCGGTACGGAGGAAAGCTCTGAGGTGAGCAGGGTGTCGACCTCTTCGGGAGTGACAGGCCACAGCGTCCTGCGACTGTGCCTGACCGCGTCCCATCCGTACTGTTTGAGGACCTCGCATCCCTGCTTGGTCTTGGAAATCACGCCGAGCACATAAATGCATGTCCTGTGGATGGAAAGAGATAGAAGAGAGTGTGCAGCTCACTGTTCTTACCCCTTGCTGGTTGATTTTAGGGAAAAGTCCTACGGAGTGAAGCTTACCCGCGCACTGACAGCACCTCACAGTGCTGAGCCATTGCGAGGATGTCAGGGACGACGTTCTCCTCCTGCAGGAGATTCAGACCCCAGTTTGAAGAGCCGATGTTGCCCTGGAATAAAAGCCAACACGCGCGATCAGAGCCGCCCGCCTCTGTGAGAGCATCGACCAGACAGTGGAGTGGGTGAGAAGCCTTTAATCAGAGACAGTACTGACCAGAGCCCAGAGAGCAGCCTTCAGCTGCTTGACGCCCTCCCAGGTGTCCAGCATCGGGGAGCGGACCGTGTAGCTGAGGTCTGGAACTACATTCTGGAGACAAAAGGAAATATTAGAAAGCTCCGACATAAGTGGAGATGCACAGAGAAACTGAGACTGGAATCGGCTGGTTGGAAAGtcaaaaatcccattttttttccccgatCAGTGAATACACCACACCCTGAGAGGTTCATAGTTAAGCTGACAAAGCCACTCTTCAGTGTGAACGCTGTCACTAAGTGAAGAAGACTCCAAGACGAATAGTATGAGTGACGTCCAGATGTAAGAGGTTGTAAAAGAAACGTACCAAGAGcaagaagctttttaaaaaagaaatcgtTCTCCACAGAGGCCAATCTGCTGTTTGTTAGAGCAATAGAGAGAAAGACTTTGCTGATCATTCAGAGCCATTTATTTCACTTCTCAAAGagtaacaaaaccccaaatcaaCTGCTTTTGTAGATAAACTGTAGAAATTGGGCCTAAAGGGTTACTGTGAAAATCTTGAAATTTATGTGTAAACATTATTTGGCCTAAAACCGTTCCGtttccgttaatggggagttttcctttccactgtcgcttcatgcttgctcagtatgagggattgctgcaaagccatcaacaatgcagatgactctccctgtggctctacgcttctccaggagtgaatgctgcttgtcgggactttgatgcaatcaactggttcccttatttttgaccaatctatataatatgattgaatttgactttgtaaagtgccttaagatgacatgtttcatgaattggcgctatataaataacattttattgaattggCAGCCTTTTGGATATCTCTACGCTAAGATCTGATTCCCCATTAAATGCACACAGAGACTGAGGTTTACAGTTAGTAATGCTAATCATGCTAATGCTATGCTAAAGACAATTTATAATGGGTAGTAAGAAGTAGTTTGAATTTGTTATTATAGTTCCCAGAGAGAAACACAAGCAGGTCAAGGCTTCAATAAAACCAGAGATCAGATTTTGGCTCTTGTAGATCTCCACAAATTTTCCGAATAGCCAAAACTTTTACCTGAGATTCCAGGAGATGACAGCCTGTCTTATCATGAACCAGCTGGCCATACAAGTGCACAGGGAGATAAACATTTGGTCTTTGTAACCTGGAGACACAAATCAATAAAGTTAGACACAGGGTCATCTCTCCTCCGATGCCCGTCAAGAGCTCGCCAGTTTCACAAACTCACCTTTGGTTGCTGCGTCTGACGTAGTTATCTCCATCGACGGGTTTGCGGTAAGTCGTTAGTGCTTCGTTCAGCTGCTCCTCTATCAGATCCACATATTTTAGGTTGTACTCCTGCCAATGAAACGACATTAAAGAGTCAAACAACAACCTCTGTTACTTTTTCAGATTCTTTGCAATCTGCTGACATCTTAATAATACCTTCTGCCATTTATCCAGCTGTTTGCTGACATAACCCCTCTCATTGAGGTAGGAAAAACCTTTAGGAATGGACAGGAACCTAAACAGCGAAACGACGATGCACAGTTCATTTAAGACGGTACATCGGCAGCTTCAAGGAAAATCCGATCAGATACTGCATGGAGTTGCTGATGAAAATGCTGTTATTGTGAACGCTCAcctgaggagcagcaggaggcctTTGTCTCCCAGATGAGACACAGCTGGTTTCAGCTGGATAAGAGCGTGAAGGTTGGcctgtaaaacagaaaaacaaaggttAGGTTTAACACAATAACCCCTAGCACAGTcatatgtgaaaaataaaacctaCTTTCACGTGTTTACATCTATAAAGATATGCAGCAGAATACTAACATCAAATATACTGCGTAGTAAAGCAGCAGATTTTAAGTATACTAATGAGCAACGACACAACTATTGTATAAACACGTCTTGTACTTTTTTACGTATAAGTGATGTTATCATTTTTATCAATTGAAAACATATCTCAAACTGATCAATATTATGGATTATTGTATCATCCTAGGTTTTGTTGTTGtattataaacaataaaaaaaatctctatgtATACAGACATCTGTATGTAACACAATATGATAGTTACAGTGATAGCAAAAAAATCTATTGATATTGAGcagaaaaactttgttttttcatgtcagctttgtttatAGAGGTAAATCTTTTCAAGAGGAACCTCTTTTAAATCCACATAAAAGACAACgatgttattttttatgctCATTTACAATAAATGTCAGAGACAGCAAATCAGTATTGGTGCCATAGTCCTTATTGCACCGCTAGAATTGTCTCCGCTTAGGAATTTTgcattttactgtattttgccAGCAAACTGGAGGTCAGCTGCTGAATTACACTtatatacactatatatatatatatatatatatatatatatatatatatatatatatatatatatatatatatatatatatatatatatatatatatatatatatatatatatatatatatatatatatatatatatatatgcatgctTAAATACACTTATATTTAACTATacaccaaataaaaaatattgatttagaTAAATATCTAATCAATGGTTATTGATGAATGAAGAAAGTATTACATAATTACATACACTTGTATGCATGTTTTGAGACGTTAAACCTGTTATTTTTCCCCCATGTTGAGGAAAATGGTGAACCCTGAGGAATATTGCTGCCCTTAGAAGAGAACACAGCCTGAAAGGTTTAAAACCCAcaggaaacaaagaaataaatcagccaGACATTTGACTTGGTCACCTTGTCCTCACAGGCCTCATCCAGGATGTCCAGGGCCTCCATGGAAACCACCTTGTTGTGGTCATGAAGCTGGGTGACCAGAAGCTCCATGCCCCAGCTACTGAAGAACTCCACGCCGGCACGCAGCAGCACGCGGAGGTGTTTGGTAGCATACAGCCTGCACGTCTGCTCAGTAAGACAAGACACACCATGTGGTTATTTCTCAGACAGTTTAGCCCTTAGTGGAAGGTTTGCTTTGGACACGGATTAAGAGCAACAAGCCTTTTTGATATTACATGCATATTACTCCAAAATGCCACTTGCGGTCACGTGGTTTCTATTAAAACTGTATGACATTAAGACAACTTCCCCATTAATACTATTTCTCGTGTTTGTGGTTCCTTACATCAGTGGAAGCTGTGAGGACCTTTGAGAGGATGACTCTGGCCAGGCCGTCTCTGCTGTAGTCCAGAGTCGTTACGGCCAGCTTCAGCACAGCATCCTGGTTCTTTACCGAGCACAAATTCAGCAGGCTGCAAACACCAGAACAGCAGTAGATGACGCAGCGAGCTCCAAGCAGCACATTTCATCAAACGGAGACACGTCCTTAAGGCTCGGTGGAAGTGCTGAGGAGAGCTCACCACTGGAACAGGCCACATTTCTCCAACATTTTGACTCCCTGTGGGTGTGCGGAAAGTGTCCCCAGGAAGAGGAAGTAGTGCTGACTGAGTGTGGTGAGAAGGCCGTTGCTCTGCAGGCTGCGCTCCGGCTTCAGTCCTGAACACGAGGACAGCCACGAGACCATGTCCTTCACAAGGTCCTCCAGATACCCCTGACCATCCTGGTGACAAGAGAGGGAGAAACACATTTAGAGAGAAGCTCTGGAAACCAGAAGGATCCAGCTGGAAGACAtgatgttgttgtgttttttgtttttttcacctcatCTGAGTCCATGAGGAACTCCACAAACTGACATCCAACCACTGTGAGTTGTCTGGCCTTGGCGTGATCCAAAGCCAGCCCAGCATATAATTTACTAGTGGGCTTATAAAAGTACAGCAGCCTCCGAACAAACCTGCACAGAAAACAAGTATCCATTTAAAACCAAATGTCACCCAAGCATGCAAAACCGTCGTAATGCGCAGCAAAGTTGATCTTACCTGTGCATCTGTTCGTCTTTGTTGTTCCTGAGGTTCACATTTGGCCACTGAAAGAAAAGCTTATTTAGAAAAGGAGGAAGCAGAAAACACCTACATAATGGCAGCTGTGTGGGAGCAGGCCTGACCTTCAGGATGGTGGCGATGAGCAACCAGTTCCACTCCAGGTTCTGCTTGTGGTTAAGGATGTGGCTGTCTCTCAGGTTCATCAGCAGGGTTTCTTCAGTGTCCTAAAAACAATGAACACTTGCTTAAAGTATGACGATACAGACACATCAGAAAGGAACTCTAACTCTAAGTCTTCAAACTGCGCCGATTAAAGCTGCATATGACGGTTAGATCAAACGCATGAAAACCTTGCAGATGTTTACCTTTATGATGTAGATGTCCCTTTGGGACCGCGAGTGGGAGTCTCTGCGGTTATGGGACGACACAGACTTGCGAATGATGTGGTCCAAGTAAAGACTGTGCGGCTTcaaacctttcttcttcttctcgtgGAAACGCTTCAGATTGTTCACGGCTGCACTCGCACGGCTGGAGAACACgcgaaacattaaaaaacaggaTGTGTTCAGGTGTTCAGAGTCAAACCATGGCTACTGACTGATACCCTTTGTAAGAGATTCATAACAGAACCATTGGAAGAAAATTACTGTTCGGTTAATTAGCTGagctttacactgcaaaaatagaactaaaaagaagaaaaatgttcttgaaatgaaagtatttttccttgatttgagcaggtaaataagagtatttgccaatggaataagatttttgcacttagaacTGGAACAACtaatcatctcatttcaagtgcagtatgtctaattttaggggtaaaaatactcattccattggcaaataattttattacaaATCAAGTGCAAATACACGCACTTCAATacaattttacttgtttttccttctctttttggCAGTGTACCTACAGCATTATCtagaatataattttaatgtaTGCATCACAatgactttaaaaacatttcatggCTCCAATTGTTCGTTTAGGAGTGTTGTAATCACTTTCATTTTTGGGAGACTAAATTACATAGAGTGTATGCTGTCGgcattaaagttttaaaaaaatatataatttaaatccAGATTTACAGTAGACAGGATTTGTGGCTTTTTTCCATTTCCGACTCTGAAAATTGGGACATCCCCAggtttaaaggtttaaaaaaatactttttaacatCAGTATTTGACatttgttgggggaaaaaaaattggcaTACAACTAATGCCAGAATTAAGgaagctataagtaatactgacaccttgtggctcaaatcggtacaacagcttgccaatcacaacccGTTTTAATCGgtgtgttgctgctgtgaatttccacttccacaggacaggtctatgttctctgttctatttctggtccgcttctcttactggcttccatgtttgcaggctgctgctcttttgccaagatgaaataccaaatgctgcgctctgtgttgggaaccctgagaaacctcatatgattggctcagaaaccaggaagtaaaacaccggctacactctgaaccaaagtagtttcgtaccgtacctctaggtttaaaaggagaaaaaggtgacTATTACATTGTTAATGGAGAGAACCGATTGTTTAAAGGGAATGCTACTTCCATcgcaggtgacaaatgagaatgatctaggttgattttacagtaaatatcttacttgtAGCTCTTTTAAAGAAGTTCTACGGCTGCACGCCATTAGACAATCATTGGACAGGGATTATATTGGTAAATATTGCCATGACGAGAGCAGTTGTGATGTAAggcttttcctttcttttttcctctctttttcttgTCCAAATGTGGGTTATATTTTCCtaattctattttttattagaaGGTTTTTGTCGCCACTGACACAGACAATAAAATCCATCCGTATTAGGCGATGACATTTGTCTCTGATTTTAGCATCTGCTGCTCCGAGACTCCGACCAGCTACATTATCATGAAATAATGGTCtgacagacttaaaaaaaaggtatcATCATAAACTATCCGTGGCCAAACTACAAGAAAAGGAACATGTTGATATTTGCTAATCAAACAAATAACCTATGCTTGGTTTGCTGTTCTGGTTAAACAGAGTCAGGGTGTCCGGTCGCAAACACGTCCTTACGACTTCAGACCGTAGTGGAAACTCGTGAACCAAGTTACATAACAATGTCTTCAttgagcaatttttttttttttttatatttcagccTCTTCAAGGTTCATTTAGCATGCTGGTAATAAACGGTGGAACGATGTTAAATCCAATTTGTTTAGTGCCAAAATATTCCCGGTCCCATTTCCCCCTGTTTGTAGTAATAATCGTTCCTTTGAGAGGAGAAACAGATTGTACTCACAGTCGTTTCTCTTGGGGGATGTCAAATGAGGCGGCCATGTTGATGAGGGTAGGCAGGCAGTGCAGGTGGTGGCTATGGGAATGAGGAAGAATTGTGTTTGCCTAAAGCGAGAGAAAACAGGTAAAAAAGGAGTGTCAATTATTAGGAGAATTGCACTAATTATTTATACCAGGGaactaattaaaatatattataaacaATCTTTGATCATCATGAACTACATATGCATATTACCATGTGTAAAAGTTCTCCCAGGAGTATAGTAGCTCTGATGGCAAGCTGATCATCGCTGCTGGTCACGACTTCCACAAGACCCTGGAGTATCAAAAATGAATGAAGAAATGAGGCTTGGTTTAGAAAATACtccattaaatgttaaatgggCTAACCAGATCACCCTCACCTCTAACAGTCCACTGGTGATGAAGGCAGAAAGGACAAAGGCCAGGTAGTTGTCCATCAGGTCAGCCCTACAGAAGCAACCAGAACAAAATGTAAAGGTTCGTGTAAACCAGCGAGAAGTGACGCTAACCCAGTTCTATTCCTGTTCTCTTGCCTGGAGCGGGCCCGGTGGGGTAGGATAACTTTAGCCTCGGCAGCCACAAACCCATCAGAGAGTCTCCAGGTGTCCTGGAACCTGGCGGGATCTGGAGCACACGGCAGCAAAGATTAGTCCGCACTGCGTGTCGAACACGATAACAAATACGTTTCAACCAATGTGTCCAAGCAGTGTTAGTCTGAAGATTAGCCCAAAGAAACTCAGCTGCACGTTTACACTCTTTACCACGTTTCCCTCAGATTTGCATAAATATGCCTGGCGAGAGGGAATATGTAAATGAGCTTTGATGGTGGATAAAAGAGGAATCCTCACCAACACTTTGGACAGCCTCCATGAAGTCTTCAGTAACAATGGGCACAGGGAGCCTGAATATCTCGTATAACACTTCCAACAAGCCTTTCTGCAGAGCAAAGCACATTAAAATGATTAGAGCTTTAACCTACATTAAACAGGACTAGGGGAGCTAAGGTAAGCGTAATACTGTTAATGGTGTTACAACTCAGCGCCTTTGAAAGAAACAGACTTGTTTCTAATAAACTGTAACAGGACAACTACGTTATGTGCTTGGATTTGGTCCTTTGAAGTCGTGCAAAGGAGGGGTTTACTGTgcttttttaaaagcatgtaCACACTTTGAACCCACATTTGTATTCATCTGGGCAAACAGTTGATAAAACCACATTTCTACAGAAATAACAGTGGCTACCTGTAAAGCCCAGCATTGGTTAGACTGGAGGTGCACAGCTAATTCCTGGTAAAGTTTGGCCTCAGATTTATAACTGGGACTAGCTGTGAACTCACTGGGTTATTATAACACATCAACATGCCTTAAGCTAAAATCACAGTATTCTAGCTCTGGCATTATGATCAGGGTAGctttcctgctggaagcagAAGATCTCTGGTCTGCTGCTGCGTCAAACATgtcttcttccaggattgttctAGATTTAACTCCCTCCATCGTCtcattaactctgaccagctttcttgTCTCCCATAAAGAAAAGCATCACCCCTCAAAAGATGTCGCCACCACCTTGTTGCTTGCTGTGTTGCCTTATACTGCTGTGGCAAGATTTCTTATTGCTTTTACTTAATTTCTATCTTCTTCTCACTCATCTAGGGAGGCCACTTTTGTAGAGTTCACATCTAATAGTTGTTCTGTTGACTGCTTATCTTAACCtaagctgtggatctttgcagctcctccagagacacCGTGAGCCTCTTATATGTTTCTCTCATGAATGCTCTCTGGCTGCTGATGTCTTATCCTGGACTTGTCTGGTGTGTTGGCCTGTGTCTCTCATCCTCGCTGTGCACTTTGTGCATGCATAAGAAATGTCTCAAGGGTTTGTGAATTAGGTGGCTTCTGAAGGCAACAGGGGTATTTAAACGCAGTTTCTCATCAACTATGATCAGCGTCCCTGTTCTTGCTAAAGTAAATCCGCCCACCacaatgatgctgccaccgtcaccaccatgttttagtGGCGGGTCAAAAAGTTCTGGTTCCCAGTAATGCTTTTAGTAAGACACTGTATATTTTCAAATCAGTTCTTCCTGCATATATCTGGAGCCGTTTCCGTACTCACCCTAACTTCCATATTTGGTATGCAAAGTAAGCCGATTAAAGACTGGATTCCAGAATTTCCAGCCTTGCACAGGTTGATAATTCCTAAATTTAGAAAAGAAAGACGAAAGATTTTAAGATCACGGTGCATTTTTCCCCTTAAATAGTCATATTTCTATTGATTATTATACGACCCCTTACCAGACCAGGAACGAAATGCAGCAACTATCGCCATCCTGCTTGACAAGAACCTGGATTCTCTGTCTTCCCtgcattaaagaaaaacacGCACATTCAAAACTGGACGTGTCGCATATAAAATGCatcctaattaaaaaaaaaagtaaaaataaaatgataaactattAAGCCTTCTCAATTAAATCAAGCTATATTATATAACAACACCCCCCTCCTTGGAGAATCAAACAACCATGATAACgacattttacaaaaacattgtatagtctcaacttttataaaaggTACACCACCAGTCAACATTTGGACACACCTTTGgcatttaatgacttttcttTATCTTCTTTAACTTTCTACAATGTAGACACATACTGAAGACATCCAAACCAAGACGGAAAAGTATAGAGAATTATGTatcaaacaaaaaatgtgaaataacaTCTTTTATATTTTAGACTCTTCAAAATAGCCCCTTTGTTGTGATCACTGCTTTGGTTTTCTCTCTTCATGAGGTTAGTCGCCTGAAATGGTTTTTTAGGCTGTCTTGGAGGAGCTCCCAGAGGTAGTGagagaaataaatacaaaccaCTGAATGAGGAGGCGTGTCCAAACCTTTGACTGGCAGTGTATGTTGTCACCAAAGGGTGTGACACACATCATCTTTTCGTTTCTGCTGCGACACCTCAGCTCCTCAACAGCCCCTCCCCCTCCAACACACACTTACTTGAGCTGTCCTTCAGACATGTCTGCGTTGTGTCGATAGTGGAAATCGGTGAAAGGCGCCAGGATTTGCTGCAGAACAGAGTGCGTAGCACAGAGTTATgaatacattaaaaaacattctttgcTAATCTCAGGCGCTATACGTATTATCGTCTATGACTTCTGCACTGTGATGGATGAGCGTCTCTCTGTCTTACGTAGACATTTACAGACAGCGGGGGTTTGCTGTGGCTGATTACTGTAAACTCAAAGAGATGGGGGCAACCCGAAGCTGCTGACCTCCCATGAAAACACTTCCAGCGCTCGCTTTCATTTATACACAACAGTTTCCTCTGGGTTCCCGTCCGCGTCAACACGCGTACCTCGAGCTCGACGTCAACACGCACATACTGGCGGGTGCATGGGTGGTTGAGTAAGTGGAGGACCGTGGTGATCAGGGCCTCGTTGATCCGGCTAAGCTGACAGTCGATGACGCTCTTAAGGATGGTGCTGAGACCTCCGCGTTTGGCCACCACCTCTGGGTTCTTCAGGGCTACGGGGGCAGAAGGAGCAACAAAGGGACATTGTTAGACCGGTGACAGCGCAGGATCTTATGAAACAACAAACACGGGTCTTATCTTCACATCCTGTTAACGAGTGAGAAAATACAcggcaaaaagggaactaaaaatacgtaaaatgttcttaaaattattgtatttttccctgatttgagcatctaaataagactatttgtcaaTGACATGAGAATTtctatccctaaaataagataattagacatcctgcacttgaaataagatgatggagatatcATCTCAACTCATCtcaactttttgaattgagaaagcttcctggagaggaagcgaaacgtcttcaactacggaaaacaagtccagttgctttgttttttactttttttggaatgaccatgacctggatgactgagaatcttcaccagcacgatgatggagataaattgttcttattttaagtgcaaaaaatcatattccattggcaaatagtctgatttactaGCTCaattcaatgaaaaatacactaattccaagaggattttacctactttgagttccctttttgcagtgtatacgcGCTGCATCAGCTGTAGCCAGCTACGTCACGTGACTATTCAGCTTGGTGTCTTGAAAGGCAGCTGATCCAATGGCTTTACACACACTCAGACCGAGCCTCGGTGCAGAAACTGAACACGAGAGGGACTGTGCAAGTGCTGTAGCCTCAACTTATTCCTTTAAACGATTCTGAAAACCGCTCGTTAAATGAATTACTGTAATTTTCTCGGCTACATTTGTCAGCGGGCGTGAGCGCCTCTTCCTTCACGCTTCACCTGGAGTTACTGTCAACCTTAGTCTCATCTAACCGAACTACACAGGTCCGGTTAAAGTTAGCGTTCAGCAAACCCTACGTGTTTGTGGAGGTAGGGAAGAAAACTCATGATTCATCTAATGGTTGTTTTGGAGATCTGTCGGCCCCCTAGATTACACGCTCAGCTGCCGTTCCTAAGCAATGAGATTTGGAGACGTTTGTTTTCGCGTCTTCACACTAAGTGACGGCACCGATCAGTTTTTGAGCTATTTGCACATCTTCACCAGCGGTGCCAATAATCATGAAGGTCGTTGTGATTCAGCTCCGTCAAACCGGGTCACGTCTAAAGCATGCAGGACAACTAATGCTCTACCAGGCGGAACGACCTAAAATAAGTCCTCTGGTTATGTACAATCATAACCAGAGGATCCCACTGACCCCTCACGGCGTACCCATGTGCAGAGGTGATGATACTGTACGTCGGTGTTGTGACTTTCCACCTGGACGTCATGTGCTCACCTAGCTCACATATGATGGCAACGGCAGCGCGGACCATGCGATCCCGCTCCTGCAGTCCGTCTGTGCCGACGGCGATTAGAGAGTTTGCAACGGAGGTGGGGAACAGCGTGGCGTTGACCGTGA of the Fundulus heteroclitus isolate FHET01 chromosome 12, MU-UCD_Fhet_4.1, whole genome shotgun sequence genome contains:
- the LOC105919439 gene encoding rapamycin-insensitive companion of mTOR isoform X9, producing MAASFRGRPIRSLRMRGRNDSGEENVPLDLSREPSENFREILQNVAKSHGVSNMRKLGHLNNFIKLLCSIGHREECFGFTYEEIIVCLRLALLNEAKEVRAAGLRALRYLIRDTNVLQKVLRLQVDYLIARCIDIQQSNEGERTQALRLVRKIITVNATLFPTSVANSLIAVGTDGLQERDRMVRAAVAIICELALKNPEVVAKRGGLSTILKSVIDCQLSRINEALITTVLHLLNHPCTRQYVRVDVELEQILAPFTDFHYRHNADMSEGQLKEDRESRFLSSRMAIVAAFRSWSGIINLCKAGNSGIQSLIGLLCIPNMEVRKGLLEVLYEIFRLPVPIVTEDFMEAVQSVDPARFQDTWRLSDGFVAAEAKVILPHRARSRADLMDNYLAFVLSAFITSGLLEGLVEVVTSSDDQLAIRATILLGELLHMANTILPHSHSHHLHCLPTLINMAASFDIPQEKRLRASAAVNNLKRFHEKKKKGLKPHSLYLDHIIRKSVSSHNRRDSHSRSQRDIYIIKDTEETLLMNLRDSHILNHKQNLEWNWLLIATILKWPNVNLRNNKDEQMHRFVRRLLYFYKPTSKLYAGLALDHAKARQLTVVGCQFVEFLMDSDEDGQGYLEDLVKDMVSWLSSCSGLKPERSLQSNGLLTTLSQHYFLFLGTLSAHPQGVKMLEKCGLFQCLLNLCSVKNQDAVLKLAVTTLDYSRDGLARVILSKVLTASTDTCRLYATKHLRVLLRAGVEFFSSWGMELLVTQLHDHNKVVSMEALDILDEACEDKANLHALIQLKPAVSHLGDKGLLLLLRFLSIPKGFSYLNERGYVSKQLDKWQKEYNLKYVDLIEEQLNEALTTYRKPVDGDNYVRRSNQRLQRPNVYLPVHLYGQLVHDKTGCHLLESQNVVPDLSYTVRSPMLDTWEGVKQLKAALWALGNIGSSNWGLNLLQEENVVPDILAMAQHCEVLSVRGTCIYVLGVISKTKQGCEVLKQYGWDAVRHSRRTLWPVTPEEVDTLLTSELSSVPSTLSLNSESTSSRHNSESESQPNMYILDDDKCDGLDSSDDPSFYPHSKAVKERSPFTILGSTRFVRSRFLNSLSLPSKKLRSTSDPKSPSGSRTLSDLKMESPRRNRTVTEPSVYNQGDVFTTVFNGRGMPKSPTVSLETSFVGTRGGSEEQLVDGRLVRGGGSGLGLSGLGGHGVVEHHREQSSRERLAGDGGSSGGGNVGGGGGGGGTQFKSRSQSFNTDTTTSGISSMSSSPSRETVGNPEHPEVEPDSSDCVSLNTVVSAKTVKTLSSLSPQPQSNHMCASKSSNISLVPPGSSHTLPRRAQSLKSPSVSTIKSLADCSFMYTSPRDALGYATLKRLQQQRIHPSLSHSEALASPAKDVLFTDTITMKTGSLDSRLTPRRLSDRRSTCPAPSVPSPYRRLSRTLVPRCGSSRGAGSAPLSSDKAPVSVAVSVRLSDRRSTCPAPSVPSPYRRLSRTLVPRFLKALSFASLDKEELLSPINQSTLHRCSSVRSMVSSATFGCTDDYIGLALPMNINDMFHIRDSTYFQQRISPPSEERKRFLFGDGDGDRPALPLLKQQFSISELIASRGDAQNHLVDSEETGLQDHSEENCLYCVGASVLGYPTQPQINSTHSRTDYVDFPSWGGQGAHRLEVMPQSKFSGVSGCSDAAVSQGSISSTPTPGDIVIGGKAISDDGPASRVLLRKEILRLIINLSSSVGTKGNETGLLTIKEKFPYAFDDICLYSEVSHLLSHCMFRLTSRRFIQELFQDVQFMPMYEEAEAILTKLPKPVEEDVNPPAES